Proteins co-encoded in one Zalophus californianus isolate mZalCal1 chromosome 9, mZalCal1.pri.v2, whole genome shotgun sequence genomic window:
- the ARF3 gene encoding ADP-ribosylation factor 3: MGNIFGNLLKSLIGKKEMRILMVGLDAAGKTTILYKLKLGEIVTTIPTIGFNVETVEYKNISFTVWDVGGQDKIRPLWRHYFQNTQGLIFVVDSNDRERVNEAREELMRMLAEDELRDAVLLVFANKQDLPNAMNAAEITDKLGLHSLRHRNWYIQATCATSGDGLYEGLDWLANQLKNKK, translated from the exons ATGGGTAATATCTTTGGAAACCTTCTGAAGAGCCTGATTGGGAAGAAGGAGATGCGCATCCTGATGGTGGGCCTGGATGCTGCAGGAAAGACCACCATCCTGTATAAGCTGAAACTGGGGGAGATCgtcaccaccatccccaccatTG GGTTCAACGTGGAGACAGTGGAGTACAAGAATATCAGCTTCACAGTCTGGGACGTGGGTGGCCAGGACAAGATTCGACCTCTCTGGAGACACTACTTCCAAAACACCCAGG GGTTGATATTTGTGGTTGACAGCAATGATCGGGAGCGAGTAAATGAGGCCCGAGAGGAGCTGATGAGGATGCTGGCAGAGGATGAGCTCCGGGATGCAGTGCTCCTTGTCTTTGCAAACAAACAG GATTTGCCTAATGCTATGAACGCTGCTGAGATCACAGACAAGTTGGGCCTGCATTCTCTGCGTCACCGCAACTGGTACATTCAGGCCACCTGTGCCACCAGCGGGGACGGGCTGTACGAAGGCCTGGACTGGCTGGCCAATCAGCTCAAAAACAAGAAGTGA